In Thioalkalivibrio paradoxus ARh 1, the following are encoded in one genomic region:
- a CDS encoding RNA polymerase sigma factor, translating into MAAWLRQRRLRQQVCDLRPQLYRTAFAWCHDAALADDLVQEAMIKALTGLKTLQDEAALKAWVFRIMTNCYRDWGRRQRDTVDVDDLELPCDDACPETHTERGRVVLDVRRAMARLSDDHRQVISLVDIEGFAYAEVSEVLGVPIGTVMSRLSRARGQLRKLLQEQAGQQSPALRLIRNTNE; encoded by the coding sequence ATGGCAGCGTGGCTCAGGCAGCGACGTTTGCGTCAACAGGTGTGTGACTTGCGTCCACAACTCTACAGAACGGCGTTCGCTTGGTGTCACGATGCCGCCCTGGCCGACGATCTGGTTCAGGAAGCGATGATCAAGGCGCTGACTGGCCTGAAGACGCTGCAGGACGAAGCGGCCCTGAAGGCCTGGGTGTTCCGCATCATGACCAACTGCTACCGGGACTGGGGCCGGCGCCAGCGCGACACGGTGGACGTGGACGACCTCGAGCTGCCCTGTGACGACGCTTGCCCGGAAACCCATACCGAGCGCGGCCGCGTGGTGCTGGACGTCCGCCGGGCGATGGCCCGGCTCAGTGACGACCATCGGCAGGTGATATCGCTGGTCGATATCGAGGGTTTTGCGTATGCCGAGGTCTCGGAGGTACTGGGCGTGCCGATCGGAACCGTGATGAGCCGGCTGAGCCGTGCCCGCGGGCAGCTGCGCAAGCTCTTGCAGGAGCAGGCGGGCCAGCAGTCTCCGGCACTCCGACTGATCAGGAACACCAATGAGTGA
- a CDS encoding M14 family metallopeptidase — protein sequence MEPSPFDELHGLPDGFLDALPETLHRILPRPAIIRLPGLRQPALAVVLMLHGNEPVGLQAVQRLLRRYAGRALPRALTLVVGNVRAAALGQRHLDDQPDFNRIWPGTEHPGSPEAAMFGRIIERLQQDRLFAAIDLHNNTGRNPHYACVNRLGNAFLSLAAMFGRTVVYFTRPRGVASMALAGLAPSVTLECGHPGEEAGIAHATEFVDTVLQLERFPEHAPAAQAIEIFHTVAQVRVRPGLHIGVGTSADVTLEPGLDELNFQMLPTGTRLVRQARAGLNALIATAPDGRDVTREYLDEVGPDLLLRQPIMPSMLTLDTRVIAQDCLCYLMEPMDLRQATRS from the coding sequence ATGGAGCCATCGCCGTTCGACGAGCTTCACGGCCTTCCGGACGGGTTCCTGGACGCGCTCCCCGAGACGCTGCACCGGATCCTGCCCCGGCCCGCGATCATACGGCTTCCGGGGCTGCGGCAACCGGCACTCGCCGTGGTCCTGATGCTGCATGGCAACGAGCCGGTGGGTCTGCAGGCGGTGCAACGGCTGCTGCGCCGGTATGCCGGCCGAGCGCTGCCGCGCGCGCTGACGCTGGTCGTCGGCAACGTGCGCGCCGCGGCACTCGGTCAGCGCCACCTCGACGACCAGCCAGACTTCAACCGCATCTGGCCCGGCACCGAACACCCGGGATCACCCGAGGCGGCGATGTTCGGCCGGATCATCGAGCGGCTGCAGCAAGACAGGCTCTTTGCCGCGATCGACCTGCACAACAACACCGGCCGCAACCCCCACTATGCCTGTGTCAACCGTCTCGGGAACGCGTTCCTCAGCCTTGCCGCCATGTTCGGCCGCACCGTGGTCTATTTCACCCGGCCGCGCGGGGTGGCGTCGATGGCGCTGGCCGGGCTCGCCCCGTCGGTCACGCTGGAATGCGGCCATCCGGGCGAGGAGGCGGGGATCGCGCACGCAACGGAATTCGTCGATACGGTACTGCAGCTGGAACGGTTCCCGGAGCACGCGCCCGCTGCGCAGGCAATCGAGATTTTCCACACCGTTGCCCAGGTTCGCGTGCGCCCCGGCCTGCACATCGGCGTCGGCACCTCCGCCGACGTAACATTGGAGCCCGGCCTCGACGAACTGAACTTTCAGATGCTACCCACAGGCACGCGGCTGGTGCGCCAGGCCCGCGCCGGGCTCAACGCGCTGATCGCAACCGCCCCGGACGGGCGCGACGTCACCCGGGAATACCTGGACGAGGTCGGCCCGGACCTGTTGTTGCGCCAGCCGATCATGCCTTCGATGCTGACATTGGACACACGCGTGATCGCGCAGGACTGCCTGTGCTACCTGATGGAACCGATGGATCTCCGGCAGGCCACTCGGAGCTGA
- a CDS encoding BadF/BadG/BcrA/BcrD ATPase family protein, whose translation MSCSGGGACDFGPRPAQGDAVPVRFIARPGTERPAPPDEPFRPTGAHPEGLMIGLDVGSTTVKAVVVDPARDATLWQDYRRHQARQAETVLDFLQAIEAAFPDTPRTAFRLFATGSGAGALVDLIGGKFVQEVNAVSLAVEALYPEAQSVVELGGQDAKIIIYKDLGQRGKKKIPSMNDKCAGGTGAVIDKIRAKLDIPPEDLPGMPYRGRTLHPVAGKCGVFAETDINSLQKQGVAAGDLMASLYESIIQQNLSVLTRGHTLRPSVLLLGGPNTFLVGLQECWRHNLKALWQERNVALPDPERDPDDYIITPENAEYFAALGATLFGRQEVADDAGIGRYHGTDLLCWQLEHGRRAARGEAAQRGGLIAGAEELNAFLHEFRPEPWQPATFQTGQMVEAFLGIDGGSTSTKGVLMDIEGNVLAKAYRLSQGNPIADTVEIIDRLHRQVADAGAALKILGAGTTGYAKDTLQGVLKADTALVETVAHTQACLHHYPDTDVVVDVGGQDIKLIFLKDGRVRDFKLNTQCSAGNGYFLQATGGGFGFPVEEYADIAFSADAMPEFGYGCAVFMQSDVVDFQRRGWRTNEIMAGLAAVLPKNIWHYVAQIPNPAQLGRKFVLQGGTQHNLAAVKAQVDFLRERFRKQGAECEIHVHRHCGESGAIGAALEARRLWREGRTTGFIGVERAREIDYTARRDESTRCNFCKNQCLRTFIDVTTSRGPERLIVASCEKGEVEDVEHMRRIKAAMDAAKERAPNFVEIAARQLFRQVAVDDVADPLPCPSLLHPLRHRHLARRAAMERRREVRIGIPRVLNLYSHAPFFIGYFTSLGVPFRNVVFSDYTNAELYKQGAKRGAIDPCYPSKLGIAHVHNLLVRRHRRNRPLTHIFFPMMQSFPSHLHGVQASRACPTAVVTAEATHAAFVKEGDLFRERGIRFKKTLLNLDEPALCARQMVWDWGEELGITEGESRRAVDQGLRAMEDQYAELRRRQREVLDQLERDGGIGVVVLARPYHNDPGVHHEIVDELQRHGYPVLWQDALPTDPDILERLFGDEVRAGEITSPLEIADVWKNSYSENSSRKLWAAKYVARHPNLVAVELSSFKCGHDAPVYTAVEEIVERSGTPYFCFKDIDENRPSGSIRIRTETIAYFLERYMSTVSTKRQDEQSRP comes from the coding sequence ATGAGCTGTTCCGGCGGAGGGGCGTGCGATTTCGGCCCGCGCCCGGCGCAGGGCGACGCCGTGCCGGTACGCTTCATCGCCCGCCCCGGCACCGAGCGCCCCGCACCGCCTGACGAACCCTTCCGGCCCACGGGAGCGCACCCCGAGGGGCTGATGATCGGCCTCGACGTGGGTTCCACCACGGTGAAGGCGGTGGTGGTGGACCCGGCGCGGGATGCCACCCTGTGGCAGGACTACCGGCGCCACCAGGCCCGCCAGGCGGAGACCGTGCTCGATTTCCTGCAGGCCATCGAGGCCGCCTTCCCCGACACGCCGCGCACCGCCTTCCGGCTCTTTGCCACCGGCTCCGGTGCCGGGGCGCTGGTGGACCTGATCGGCGGTAAATTCGTGCAGGAGGTCAACGCCGTCTCCCTGGCGGTGGAGGCACTCTACCCCGAGGCGCAGAGCGTGGTGGAGCTGGGCGGACAGGACGCCAAGATCATCATCTACAAGGATCTCGGCCAGCGGGGCAAGAAGAAGATCCCCTCCATGAACGACAAGTGTGCCGGCGGCACCGGCGCCGTCATCGACAAGATCCGCGCCAAGCTGGACATCCCGCCGGAGGATCTTCCGGGGATGCCCTACCGCGGCCGGACCCTGCATCCGGTGGCCGGGAAGTGCGGCGTGTTCGCCGAGACCGACATCAACTCCCTGCAGAAGCAGGGGGTGGCGGCCGGGGACCTGATGGCGTCGCTCTACGAATCCATCATCCAGCAGAACCTCTCGGTGCTCACCCGCGGGCACACCCTGCGTCCCTCGGTATTGCTGTTGGGCGGTCCCAATACCTTCCTGGTCGGCCTGCAGGAGTGCTGGCGGCACAACCTGAAGGCGCTGTGGCAGGAGCGCAACGTCGCCCTGCCCGATCCGGAGCGCGATCCCGACGATTACATCATCACTCCCGAGAATGCCGAGTACTTTGCCGCCCTTGGCGCCACTCTGTTCGGCCGGCAGGAGGTGGCAGACGACGCGGGAATCGGCCGCTACCACGGCACCGATCTGCTGTGCTGGCAGCTCGAGCACGGCCGCCGGGCGGCGCGTGGCGAGGCCGCCCAACGCGGCGGTCTAATCGCCGGCGCCGAGGAGCTAAATGCCTTCCTGCACGAATTCCGGCCCGAACCCTGGCAGCCTGCCACCTTCCAGACCGGCCAGATGGTGGAGGCGTTTCTCGGTATCGACGGCGGCTCCACCTCCACCAAGGGGGTGCTGATGGACATTGAGGGCAACGTGCTGGCGAAGGCGTACCGCCTCTCCCAGGGCAACCCCATCGCCGATACGGTGGAGATCATCGATCGCCTCCACCGCCAGGTGGCCGACGCCGGTGCGGCGCTGAAGATCCTGGGCGCCGGTACCACCGGCTACGCCAAGGATACCCTGCAGGGGGTGCTGAAGGCCGACACCGCGCTGGTGGAGACCGTGGCCCACACCCAGGCGTGCCTGCACCACTACCCCGACACGGATGTGGTGGTGGACGTGGGCGGACAGGACATCAAGCTCATCTTCCTCAAGGACGGGCGCGTCCGCGACTTCAAGCTCAACACCCAGTGCTCCGCCGGCAACGGCTACTTCCTGCAGGCCACCGGCGGCGGCTTCGGCTTCCCCGTGGAGGAGTACGCCGATATTGCCTTCAGCGCCGACGCCATGCCGGAGTTCGGCTACGGCTGCGCGGTGTTCATGCAGTCGGACGTCGTCGACTTCCAGCGCCGTGGCTGGCGCACCAACGAGATCATGGCCGGCCTGGCCGCCGTGCTGCCCAAGAACATCTGGCACTATGTGGCGCAGATCCCCAACCCGGCCCAGCTCGGTCGCAAGTTCGTGCTGCAGGGGGGCACCCAGCACAACCTGGCGGCGGTCAAGGCGCAGGTGGACTTCCTCCGGGAGCGCTTTCGCAAGCAGGGCGCCGAGTGCGAGATCCACGTGCACCGACACTGTGGCGAGTCCGGCGCCATCGGTGCCGCCCTGGAGGCGCGGAGGCTGTGGCGGGAGGGGCGCACCACCGGGTTCATCGGCGTCGAACGCGCCCGCGAGATCGATTACACCGCCCGTCGGGACGAATCCACCCGCTGCAACTTCTGCAAGAACCAATGCCTGCGCACCTTCATCGACGTAACCACCAGCCGCGGCCCGGAGCGGCTCATCGTCGCCAGCTGCGAAAAGGGCGAGGTCGAGGACGTGGAGCACATGCGCCGCATCAAGGCGGCGATGGATGCCGCCAAGGAGCGCGCGCCCAATTTCGTGGAGATCGCCGCCCGCCAGCTGTTCCGCCAGGTGGCGGTGGACGATGTGGCCGACCCGCTGCCGTGTCCGTCGCTGCTGCACCCCTTGCGGCACCGGCACCTGGCGCGCCGGGCGGCCATGGAGCGCCGCCGGGAGGTGCGCATCGGCATCCCGCGGGTGCTCAACCTCTACTCCCACGCCCCCTTCTTCATCGGCTACTTCACCAGCCTGGGGGTGCCTTTCCGCAACGTGGTCTTCTCCGACTACACGAACGCCGAGCTCTACAAGCAGGGAGCCAAGCGCGGCGCTATCGACCCCTGCTACCCCAGCAAGTTGGGCATCGCCCACGTGCACAACCTGCTGGTCCGCAGGCACCGCCGCAACCGGCCGCTCACACACATTTTCTTCCCCATGATGCAGAGCTTTCCCAGCCACCTGCACGGGGTACAGGCATCCCGTGCCTGCCCCACCGCCGTCGTGACCGCCGAGGCCACCCACGCCGCCTTCGTGAAGGAGGGCGATCTGTTCCGGGAACGGGGTATCCGCTTCAAGAAGACGCTGCTCAATCTGGACGAACCGGCCCTGTGCGCCCGACAGATGGTATGGGACTGGGGCGAGGAGCTGGGTATCACCGAAGGGGAATCCCGCCGAGCGGTCGATCAGGGCCTGCGGGCGATGGAGGACCAGTACGCCGAACTTCGCCGGCGCCAGCGCGAGGTCCTGGACCAACTGGAACGCGATGGCGGCATCGGCGTGGTGGTGCTCGCTCGGCCCTATCACAACGATCCCGGCGTGCACCACGAGATCGTCGATGAGCTGCAACGTCACGGCTACCCCGTCCTCTGGCAGGATGCCCTGCCTACCGACCCCGATATCCTGGAGCGGCTGTTCGGCGACGAGGTTCGGGCTGGCGAGATCACCTCCCCCCTGGAGATCGCCGATGTCTGGAAGAACAGTTATTCGGAGAACAGCTCGCGCAAGCTCTGGGCCGCGAAGTATGTCGCCCGCCATCCCAACCTGGTCGCCGTGGAGCTCTCCAGCTTCAAGTGCGGCCACGACGCCCCGGTCTACACTGCAGTGGAAGAGATCGTGGAGCGCTCGGGAACCCCCTACTTCTGCTTCAAGGACATCGACGAGAACAGGCCCTCCGGCTCCATCAGGATCCGGACAGAGACGATCGCCTATTTCCTGGAGCGGTACATGAGCACGGTGTCGACGAAACGCCAGGACGAACAGTCGCGGCCGTGA
- a CDS encoding DDE transposase family protein, which translates to MFTLQILEQIPPLGAPDVAAPYPAYELNERTTSLCICAVVSGGHGWNTIADFGRAVRSHWGIENQLHWALDATFREDDNRIRRDHAPPSSNTLRQFTLNLLKRYPDRRSIKRKRLSAAISDDFRANLVFRQAWLFGCPADNHLVLPFALFWITMRHFDRIV; encoded by the coding sequence GTGTTCACCCTGCAGATACTAGAACAGATCCCTCCGCTTGGTGCGCCGGATGTGGCTGCGCCTTATCCGGCCTACGAACTCAACGAACGCACCACTTCACTGTGCATCTGCGCCGTGGTGAGCGGCGGCCATGGTTGGAACACCATCGCCGACTTCGGACGCGCCGTGCGCAGCCACTGGGGCATCGAGAACCAACTGCACTGGGCCCTGGATGCCACCTTCCGCGAAGACGACAACCGCATCCGTCGCGACCATGCACCGCCCAGCTCCAACACCCTGCGTCAGTTCACCCTGAATCTCCTCAAGCGCTATCCCGATCGCCGTAGCATCAAGCGCAAACGCCTCAGCGCCGCCATCAGTGATGACTTCCGCGCCAACCTCGTGTTTCGACAGGCGTGGTTATTCGGTTGCCCTGCGGACAATCACCTTGTGCTGCCGTTCGCGTTATTCTGGATCACCATGAGGCACTTCGATCGGATCGTCTGA
- a CDS encoding GNAT family N-acetyltransferase, with amino-acid sequence MVTIRYAHSGDAEAIAAIWNAMIRDTPFTFDHDVYSADAIAAMISERQSAGFAWLVSEEDGRVTGFATFAPFREGEGYARTMEHTIFLDPDAAGEGLGEQLMRALEDEGRARDLHSFIACVTGENAVGLKFHRDIGFETAGVIPQAGWKFARWMDLVILQKFL; translated from the coding sequence ATGGTGACCATCCGATATGCACACAGTGGGGATGCGGAGGCGATCGCCGCCATCTGGAATGCCATGATCCGCGATACGCCCTTCACCTTCGACCATGACGTGTACTCCGCGGACGCGATTGCGGCCATGATCAGCGAGCGGCAGAGCGCAGGCTTCGCGTGGCTCGTCTCGGAAGAGGATGGGCGGGTGACGGGATTTGCCACTTTTGCACCCTTTCGCGAGGGTGAGGGCTATGCACGGACCATGGAGCACACCATCTTTCTGGACCCCGACGCCGCAGGGGAAGGCCTCGGCGAGCAACTGATGCGGGCACTGGAAGACGAGGGGCGCGCCCGTGACCTGCACTCCTTCATTGCCTGTGTCACCGGAGAGAATGCGGTAGGACTGAAGTTTCACCGGGATATCGGCTTCGAAACCGCGGGCGTTATCCCGCAGGCCGGCTGGAAATTCGCCCGCTGGATGGATCTCGTGATCCTGCAGAAGTTCTTGTAA
- a CDS encoding helix-turn-helix domain-containing protein, whose translation MPRPESRGSPSPRCSTTGATTRRATTSRLCRYFDCRIEDLVEYVPDEQVEEEASKGHAQE comes from the coding sequence GTGCCGCGACCGGAATCGCGCGGATCCCCCTCTCCAAGATGCTCAACCACCGGGGCTACAACACGCAGAGCGACAACCTCGAGGCTCTGCCGATATTTTGATTGCAGGATTGAAGACCTGGTCGAGTACGTTCCCGACGAACAGGTAGAGGAAGAGGCGAGCAAGGGACATGCTCAGGAGTGA